A region from the Bradyrhizobium erythrophlei genome encodes:
- a CDS encoding DUF992 domain-containing protein: protein MFSIAFLASAAADAREPFRVGTLTCDTSARVGLVLGSRQEMRCVFLASDGRQYIYTGLIRRLGLDIGITRGGTLLWRVFARNSQIGRGTLRGSYVGASGNVALGLGLGAKLLIGGSRRSVVLQPLSVEGLIGINLALGVANLTLR from the coding sequence GTGTTTTCGATCGCTTTTCTGGCGTCGGCAGCTGCCGATGCACGCGAGCCTTTCCGAGTGGGCACACTGACATGCGATACGAGTGCGAGAGTGGGACTGGTTCTCGGCTCGCGTCAGGAGATGCGATGCGTTTTCCTCGCCAGTGACGGACGACAATACATTTACACGGGCCTCATTCGACGGCTGGGTCTTGATATCGGCATCACCCGAGGCGGAACGCTGCTCTGGCGCGTTTTTGCGCGAAACAGTCAAATCGGCAGGGGGACGCTAAGAGGGAGCTACGTCGGTGCCAGCGGCAACGTTGCTCTCGGCCTCGGCCTGGGGGCCAAGTTGCTGATCGGCGGCTCCCGACGGTCCGTAGTCCTCCAGCCGCTGTCGGTTGAAGGCCTGATTGGAATCAATCTGGCCCTGGGTGTGGCGAATTTGACTCTGCGGTGA
- a CDS encoding Bax inhibitor-1/YccA family protein — protein MSNFDQNPAAPGTLRGAVAEPDVGLRAHMLRVYNYMAAGVGLTALAAMLTYRLTGPELLQSPLMWIFILAPLGLVFFISARINTLSVQTARYLFFIYAALVGVSLSTIFHIYTNSSITRVFFISAATFGGLSLFGYTTRQDLSGFGTFLFMGLIGVVIASLVNMFLRSSGLDWVISIIGVGVFAGLTAYDTQRIKGMHDPNDDQATAGRKAVMGALSLYLNFINLFMLMLRLVGSRR, from the coding sequence ATGTCGAATTTCGATCAAAACCCGGCCGCGCCCGGCACCCTCCGCGGAGCTGTCGCGGAACCTGATGTGGGCCTTCGCGCTCACATGTTACGCGTCTACAATTACATGGCTGCTGGCGTTGGCCTGACCGCCCTCGCTGCGATGCTGACATATCGGCTCACCGGTCCGGAGCTGCTTCAAAGTCCGCTGATGTGGATCTTCATATTGGCTCCACTCGGCTTGGTGTTCTTTATCAGTGCCCGCATAAACACCCTCTCGGTGCAAACTGCGCGGTACCTGTTTTTCATCTATGCGGCGTTGGTCGGGGTGTCGCTTTCGACGATATTTCATATCTATACTAACTCCTCGATTACTCGTGTGTTCTTCATCTCGGCAGCGACCTTCGGCGGCCTCAGCCTGTTTGGCTATACTACGCGGCAGGACCTATCGGGATTCGGCACGTTCCTGTTTATGGGTTTGATCGGTGTCGTGATCGCAAGCCTGGTAAACATGTTCCTGAGGTCCAGCGGACTCGACTGGGTGATCTCCATTATCGGCGTTGGCGTATTTGCGGGCCTCACTGCCTACGATACCCAGCGGATCAAGGGGATGCATGATCCAAACGATGACCAAGCTACCGCGGGTCGCAAGGCCGTCATGGGCGCTCTGTCGCTGTATCTCAACTTCATCAATTTGTTCATGCTGATGCTCCGGCTAGTCGGGAGCAGACGCTGA
- a CDS encoding basic amino acid/polyamine antiporter, which produces MAEPQSNSSEQKLSLGALIALVVGSMIGSGIFALPSSFGRATGALGGLIAWSIAGVGMLFLAFVFQTLSRRKPELNSGIYAYAKAGFGEYAGFASAAGYWMGCCLADVACLVLIKATMGQFFPIFGDGTTPTAIAAASALLWGVHFLILRGIKEAAALNTIATYAKLVPILLFIIIVVFAFKADVFAQNFWGGEDATFANVSSQVRNTMLVTVFVFVGIEGASVYSRYAKNRNDVGIATVTGFLGVLCLLVLVTMLSYGILPRPELAALAKPSMAGVLEAIVGHWGKVFISVGLLISVLGNYLSWSLLAAEVVHSAAVNHTMPSFLARENNKKVPVGALWLTNIAIQMFLLVTYFAEYAFNLALKMTSSMTLIPYLLVAAYGLKLAWTGETYGTDSRSRFLDCIRAGIATIYAAGMIYAGGRALLLLAALLYGPGTALFVIARLEQKKTAFTIIEAIMFGAILVAAGIGLYSLATGIISI; this is translated from the coding sequence ATGGCGGAACCTCAATCGAATTCTTCGGAACAGAAACTCTCTCTCGGCGCACTCATCGCCCTCGTAGTGGGCTCGATGATCGGATCCGGCATCTTTGCCCTGCCGTCGTCGTTCGGCCGCGCTACCGGAGCTCTCGGTGGCTTAATTGCCTGGAGCATCGCGGGTGTCGGAATGCTGTTCCTGGCCTTCGTCTTTCAGACGCTCTCTCGGCGCAAGCCCGAACTGAATTCCGGCATCTATGCCTACGCCAAAGCAGGGTTTGGGGAATATGCCGGGTTCGCGTCGGCGGCGGGATACTGGATGGGCTGCTGTCTTGCCGATGTCGCCTGCCTTGTTCTCATCAAGGCGACGATGGGGCAGTTCTTTCCGATCTTTGGCGATGGCACTACCCCCACCGCGATCGCCGCTGCATCGGCGCTGCTGTGGGGCGTTCATTTCTTGATCCTGCGCGGCATCAAGGAAGCGGCAGCCCTCAATACTATTGCCACGTACGCCAAGCTTGTACCAATATTGCTCTTCATCATCATCGTCGTATTTGCATTCAAAGCCGATGTTTTCGCACAGAATTTCTGGGGCGGCGAAGACGCGACTTTCGCCAATGTGTCGAGCCAGGTTCGCAATACCATGCTCGTCACCGTGTTCGTTTTTGTCGGTATTGAAGGCGCCAGCGTCTACTCGCGCTATGCAAAAAACCGGAACGATGTTGGAATTGCAACCGTAACCGGCTTCCTTGGCGTGCTTTGTCTGCTCGTTCTCGTCACCATGCTGTCCTACGGAATCCTGCCGCGCCCGGAGCTGGCTGCGCTCGCCAAGCCTTCCATGGCAGGTGTGCTGGAAGCGATCGTCGGACATTGGGGCAAGGTCTTCATCAGCGTTGGTCTTCTGATTTCCGTTCTCGGCAACTATCTATCCTGGTCATTGCTCGCTGCCGAGGTTGTTCACTCTGCCGCGGTAAATCACACGATGCCGTCGTTCCTGGCCCGCGAGAACAACAAAAAAGTTCCCGTGGGCGCGCTTTGGCTGACAAACATCGCGATTCAAATGTTCTTGCTTGTTACGTATTTCGCAGAGTACGCATTCAATCTCGCGCTGAAGATGACGAGCTCAATGACGCTAATCCCATATTTGTTGGTAGCGGCGTATGGGCTGAAATTGGCGTGGACTGGGGAAACCTACGGAACCGATTCACGGAGTCGCTTCCTCGACTGTATACGTGCCGGCATAGCGACGATCTACGCGGCCGGGATGATCTACGCTGGTGGCCGAGCACTTCTGCTCTTGGCGGCGCTGCTCTACGGGCCCGGAACGGCGTTGTTTGTCATTGCCAGGCTGGAGCAGAAAAAGACGGCGTTTACGATCATTGAGGCGATAATGTTCGGCGCCATCCTCGTTGCGGCCGGTATCGGCCTGTATAGCCTCGCGACTGGCATCATCTCCATATAG
- a CDS encoding metallophosphoesterase family protein produces MSPVIDPRLGDVEDDASSTKARSLYSLAGNMLAEISFPKLIWSCTALFILPGLLLGLTPLVASAWVGMVSRKIVSPLLGIWPALVLVTVLAIGLFGIRSLLRVAESSFWSLNSLAVEPLYLFFREGLRHLSETLLQSRIEGSQLAVLRARTAGVAGIVIFALASMLLIVAWPTSRWLGDFTDLASPGQLISVALANSTVLMAAYLAGAAVIWAWADATMAPPRDFREFPANLQVVRTWRVAHLSDIHVVGERYGFRIESGRAGPRGNMRFNRLLALTDSIHRNDPLDAILITGDVTDAGRSAEWSEIFDALASYPRIAERLLILPGNHDLNIVDRANPARLDLPTSPNRKLRRLRFLSAVDALHGERVRLIDHPRRCLAGTLSAALKPHRAEMARFADLGKPRLSGSLDELWSMVFPMVLPPEQDDGLGIILLNSNADTHFSFTNALGMIPVEQVRGIDIATAQYPQASWIIALHHHVIEYPKMAKMLSERIGTALVNGNWFIRRLQALGGRAVLMHGHRHIDWIGQCAGLSIISAPSPVMEAANDADAYFYIHTLALQQDGALVVLRPERVDVDGQTTRE; encoded by the coding sequence ATGAGCCCCGTGATTGATCCTCGTCTCGGAGACGTCGAAGATGACGCGTCAAGCACCAAGGCTCGTTCTCTGTATTCGCTTGCGGGGAATATGTTGGCTGAGATCAGTTTTCCGAAGCTCATTTGGTCGTGCACGGCTCTTTTCATCCTCCCAGGTCTACTCCTCGGTCTGACACCACTCGTTGCTTCGGCGTGGGTGGGCATGGTCTCACGCAAAATCGTGTCCCCTCTCCTCGGCATTTGGCCTGCGCTGGTTCTTGTGACCGTCCTTGCAATTGGATTGTTCGGCATCAGAAGCCTGCTTCGTGTCGCCGAAAGCAGCTTCTGGTCGTTGAATTCGCTTGCCGTCGAACCACTATATTTGTTTTTCCGGGAGGGCTTGAGGCACCTCTCCGAAACACTTCTGCAATCGCGGATTGAAGGCTCTCAGCTTGCCGTTCTGCGGGCCCGAACCGCCGGGGTCGCCGGCATCGTCATCTTTGCCCTGGCTTCGATGCTATTAATCGTTGCCTGGCCAACATCGCGCTGGCTCGGCGATTTCACCGATCTTGCCTCACCGGGCCAGTTGATTTCCGTCGCGCTGGCCAACAGCACGGTGCTCATGGCAGCCTATCTTGCTGGCGCTGCAGTCATCTGGGCCTGGGCCGACGCAACCATGGCTCCGCCTCGCGACTTCAGGGAGTTCCCGGCGAACCTGCAGGTGGTCCGGACGTGGCGTGTGGCCCATCTATCGGACATCCATGTCGTGGGCGAACGCTACGGTTTTCGTATCGAAAGTGGCCGAGCGGGTCCGCGCGGAAATATGCGCTTTAACAGGCTGCTCGCCTTGACGGATTCCATCCACCGGAACGATCCTCTCGACGCCATTCTCATCACTGGCGATGTCACGGATGCGGGCCGTTCGGCGGAGTGGTCGGAAATCTTCGACGCATTGGCGTCTTATCCACGGATTGCCGAACGGCTTCTTATCTTGCCGGGGAATCATGATCTCAATATCGTCGACCGTGCGAATCCGGCTCGCCTCGACCTCCCGACAAGTCCGAACAGGAAGCTGCGTCGACTCCGGTTTTTATCCGCCGTGGACGCCCTCCATGGTGAACGCGTTCGCTTGATCGACCACCCCCGACGTTGTCTGGCAGGCACTCTCTCGGCGGCGTTGAAACCGCACCGAGCGGAAATGGCTCGGTTTGCCGACCTTGGAAAGCCGCGACTCTCGGGGAGCCTGGATGAACTATGGTCGATGGTCTTCCCAATGGTGCTGCCGCCGGAGCAAGATGACGGTCTTGGAATCATCTTGTTGAACTCGAACGCGGACACTCATTTTTCCTTCACCAATGCGCTCGGAATGATTCCTGTGGAGCAGGTGAGAGGAATTGACATCGCGACGGCTCAGTATCCTCAAGCATCCTGGATTATTGCGCTTCACCACCACGTGATCGAGTATCCCAAAATGGCAAAGATGCTATCTGAGCGGATCGGCACGGCTTTGGTGAATGGAAACTGGTTCATTCGGCGCCTCCAGGCCCTGGGAGGCCGCGCCGTCCTGATGCACGGTCATCGCCACATCGACTGGATCGGACAATGCGCCGGCCTTTCGATCATTTCGGCGCCCTCCCCTGTGATGGAGGCGGCCAACGACGCCGATGCCTATTTTTACATCCACACTTTGGCGCTGCAACAAGACGGCGCCCTGGTCGTGTTGCGTCCCGAGCGGGTCGATGTGGACGGCCAAACGACGCGCGAGTAA
- a CDS encoding AI-2E family transporter has product MTELKHGKEAEVISRGGISSRAEDSVPRFTLADALTVLGVALGILIVWRTSSSLLIIFAGILLASFLDSCARALSQVLPIGRIWRLSLVILILTGLIVVGAMWGARKIPEQASLLIRVMDTQLEVLQQRMLAVGVDLFGPEGSRDLSRWFPDHDKLFGHAQTAVGTTASVLANTLVVMFLGLLFSLHPRVYRDGLVLLVRPSSRQRVVAVLDEMGSVLRSWLVGQLIRIVLMGACVWLALYLLGIPGAFLLGAQAGASNFVPYLGPIVAGIPVALVAMPLGLSKLIWAIGIYTAIQSIEGYVIGPLIQRQAAQLSPAWTLVAIVLCGSLFGVMGIALALPLFAVGRVAVLRLYVEDWLGDDLSRRLIRQARG; this is encoded by the coding sequence GTGACTGAACTAAAGCATGGCAAAGAGGCCGAAGTCATCTCGCGTGGTGGGATCTCGTCGAGAGCGGAGGATTCTGTTCCGCGGTTCACCTTGGCCGACGCCCTCACAGTACTGGGCGTCGCCCTCGGCATCCTGATCGTATGGCGAACGTCTTCGAGCCTTCTCATCATATTCGCAGGCATTCTGCTTGCGTCTTTTCTCGACAGCTGTGCTCGCGCACTCAGCCAGGTTTTGCCCATTGGCCGCATCTGGCGATTGAGTCTGGTGATTCTTATCCTGACCGGACTGATAGTCGTCGGTGCCATGTGGGGTGCGCGGAAAATCCCCGAACAGGCCAGTCTCCTGATCCGCGTGATGGATACCCAGCTTGAGGTCCTGCAACAGCGTATGCTGGCCGTTGGTGTTGATTTGTTCGGTCCGGAGGGCAGCCGCGATCTCTCCCGCTGGTTTCCCGATCACGACAAACTGTTCGGTCACGCCCAAACCGCTGTCGGAACAACGGCCAGCGTCTTGGCCAACACGCTTGTGGTGATGTTCCTGGGGCTTCTTTTCTCTTTGCACCCCAGAGTGTACCGCGACGGCCTGGTGCTGTTGGTGAGGCCTTCGTCTCGGCAACGCGTGGTTGCCGTTCTGGATGAAATGGGTAGCGTTCTTCGCTCCTGGCTTGTCGGTCAACTTATTAGGATCGTGCTGATGGGCGCCTGTGTCTGGCTCGCGCTTTATTTGCTGGGTATCCCAGGTGCCTTTCTTCTTGGCGCGCAGGCCGGCGCGTCAAACTTCGTCCCGTATCTCGGCCCAATTGTAGCCGGCATCCCGGTCGCATTGGTGGCCATGCCCCTTGGTCTTTCAAAGCTAATTTGGGCAATTGGGATCTATACCGCCATACAATCTATCGAAGGCTATGTGATCGGCCCTCTGATCCAGCGTCAAGCAGCGCAATTGTCTCCCGCATGGACATTGGTTGCCATCGTCCTGTGCGGATCCCTGTTCGGCGTGATGGGAATTGCACTCGCGCTGCCTCTGTTTGCGGTCGGCCGCGTCGCCGTTCTTCGGCTTTATGTCGAAGACTGGCTGGGAGATGATCTCAGCCGACGCCTCATCCGCCAAGCTCGGGGATAA
- a CDS encoding response regulator transcription factor translates to MKRILIADDHEVVRSGLRAIIESRADWAVSGEAVNGKDAFVRTQEMKPDVAILDYSMPLMTGVEVSRRIRSSHLRTEVLILTMHDSEAILAEVLMAGVRGFLLKSDARGHLIAAVEALLEHRPYFSSLVLEKLLHDYQLSKRDRPAIELSSREHNVVQLIAEGHTNRSIGAVMDLSVKTVETHRASAMRKLGVSSTAELVRYAIRAKLVGL, encoded by the coding sequence GTGAAGCGAATCCTGATTGCAGACGATCATGAAGTCGTGAGATCCGGCCTTCGCGCGATCATCGAAAGCCGCGCGGACTGGGCCGTCAGCGGAGAAGCCGTCAACGGCAAGGACGCATTTGTGCGAACTCAGGAAATGAAACCGGATGTAGCGATTCTCGATTACTCAATGCCTCTTATGACCGGGGTCGAAGTCAGCCGGCGAATTAGATCCAGTCATCTGCGCACGGAAGTTCTCATTCTCACAATGCATGACAGCGAGGCGATTCTCGCTGAAGTCCTCATGGCGGGAGTACGAGGCTTTCTGCTGAAATCAGACGCAAGGGGCCATCTCATCGCGGCCGTCGAGGCGCTTCTTGAACATCGTCCGTATTTCTCCAGTCTGGTATTGGAGAAATTGCTCCACGATTATCAACTCAGCAAGAGGGACAGGCCGGCGATCGAATTATCTTCCCGGGAACATAACGTTGTTCAACTTATTGCGGAAGGACACACCAACAGATCCATAGGGGCCGTCATGGACCTCAGCGTGAAGACCGTTGAAACTCATCGCGCCTCGGCGATGCGCAAGCTTGGGGTTTCATCGACCGCCGAGCTGGTGCGGTACGCGATCCGTGCGAAATTGGTCGGGCTTTGA
- a CDS encoding response regulator, which yields MKRILVADDHETVRSGLRALLEGRPGWEVVAEAHDGNQALAAAIEMRPDVAIVDYSMPFMTGVEVTRRIRERQLATEVLIFTMHDSHELALQAVQAGAYAFLLKSDANKLLLAAVESLMQHKPFYTSALSSELKGIAGGNGGRHQLLSPREETIVRLIAEGYSNKEVSALLSLSIKTTETHRATAMRKLNVRSTAGLVRYAVRNKLLEA from the coding sequence ATGAAACGGATTCTTGTAGCTGATGATCATGAAACGGTGAGATCGGGGCTGCGTGCCCTGCTGGAAGGGCGTCCAGGCTGGGAGGTCGTTGCTGAGGCGCACGACGGCAATCAAGCCCTCGCTGCCGCCATCGAAATGCGGCCGGACGTGGCGATCGTCGATTATTCGATGCCTTTCATGACCGGCGTAGAAGTCACACGGCGTATCAGGGAACGTCAACTCGCGACGGAAGTACTGATTTTCACGATGCATGACTCGCATGAGTTGGCATTGCAGGCGGTACAAGCCGGCGCCTACGCTTTTTTGCTGAAATCCGATGCGAACAAGTTGCTGTTGGCTGCCGTCGAGTCGTTGATGCAACATAAGCCGTTTTACACCAGCGCGCTTTCGAGCGAATTGAAGGGCATCGCGGGCGGCAATGGCGGCCGGCATCAACTGCTCTCGCCGCGCGAGGAGACGATCGTCAGATTGATTGCCGAAGGGTACAGCAACAAGGAAGTCAGTGCGCTGCTAAGCCTCAGCATCAAAACTACGGAAACGCACAGAGCTACCGCCATGCGCAAGCTCAACGTACGCTCGACCGCTGGCTTGGTCCGATACGCCGTTCGCAACAAGCTCTTGGAGGCATGA
- a CDS encoding sensor histidine kinase, which yields MKETKPSPDGYGSCRSFARAKSATAGDRTTGDRERSAAIRANENIAVRLLSLQEDIQQRIASDLHDSTCQHLIAASLNLLRLRHATGDAGTAKQIFDDIDASINQALQEIRAFSYLLYPQDLLNDGLKSTIEQYANGFSARTSLRSIVDITPEVCRFPYETQCSLLRIVQEALTNVFRHAHATQVTIAIDARRNDVRLRVIDDGCGIPTGQAKSGPKAVSFGVGIPGMRSRVRQLGGTFEIHSSTGLRRGTTVCALLPYPAPREAHTPQPPHNRPGHHYPVRETTKLSPPVGIWRNPNRRDDRR from the coding sequence ATGAAGGAAACAAAGCCGAGCCCAGACGGATACGGATCTTGCCGAAGTTTCGCTCGGGCGAAGAGCGCGACCGCCGGTGACAGGACTACCGGTGATAGAGAGAGAAGCGCGGCAATCCGTGCGAACGAAAATATTGCCGTCCGCCTACTATCGCTTCAGGAAGATATACAGCAGCGGATCGCGTCCGACCTTCACGATTCGACATGCCAGCATTTGATTGCCGCGAGCTTGAACCTGCTGCGGCTGAGGCACGCGACGGGCGATGCAGGCACAGCAAAGCAAATCTTTGACGACATTGACGCCTCAATTAACCAGGCGCTTCAGGAAATTCGTGCCTTCTCGTATTTGTTGTACCCCCAAGATCTGCTCAACGACGGCTTGAAGAGCACAATCGAGCAATACGCAAACGGATTCTCGGCGCGCACTTCATTGAGGAGCATTGTCGACATCACTCCTGAGGTCTGCAGATTTCCTTACGAGACGCAGTGCTCGCTGCTCAGAATTGTTCAAGAAGCGCTCACAAACGTGTTCCGGCATGCGCACGCGACACAGGTCACGATCGCCATTGATGCCAGGAGGAATGATGTTCGGCTCCGTGTAATTGACGATGGCTGCGGGATTCCGACCGGTCAGGCAAAATCCGGACCCAAGGCCGTTTCGTTTGGTGTTGGAATTCCGGGGATGAGAAGCAGGGTGCGCCAGTTGGGAGGTACCTTCGAAATCCATTCCTCGACGGGACTGCGCCGAGGCACCACGGTCTGTGCCCTGCTCCCCTACCCTGCGCCAAGGGAGGCGCACACGCCACAGCCACCCCACAACCGTCCAGGCCATCACTATCCAGTGCGCGAGACTACTAAATTGAGCCCGCCGGTCGGAATTTGGAGAAATCCGAACCGCCGCGACGATCGGCGATAG
- a CDS encoding efflux RND transporter periplasmic adaptor subunit, translating into MPTGVCRSVLNENRANRQNRANRFACIAAAALSLAACQREPEPAVAGARPVRTTTIERSKAGVPLSFTGHVEAEDEVALAFRISGRLLKNDGNLGDRVQPGQVLAKLEPQNELNTLRQAQAGLAAAQGQLTQARNHFDRQETLLGQGWTTRANFDVATQALQTAQSQVDAAEAQLKSAHDLVSFTELKADAPGVITGIGPSAGEVVQAGQMIARLARQDGRDAVFDVPAQLIRSAPTDPQITVSLTDDPTVTARGRVREVAAQANAVTRTFEVKVGLTDPPPAMRLGATVTGRMETDAVPIIEIPATALTKSNQQPAVWIVDPSSRTVSIRNVEVLRFEEAQVVVSQGVDTGEIVVTAGVQALHPGQKVRLLGSEQ; encoded by the coding sequence ATGCCTACAGGCGTCTGCCGGTCGGTTTTGAATGAAAATCGTGCAAACAGGCAAAATCGTGCAAACAGGTTCGCGTGCATAGCGGCCGCCGCGTTGTCGCTTGCGGCGTGTCAGCGAGAGCCCGAGCCCGCGGTTGCGGGAGCCCGCCCCGTCCGAACCACGACGATCGAGCGCAGCAAGGCTGGCGTGCCGCTCTCGTTTACCGGCCACGTCGAAGCGGAAGACGAAGTAGCATTGGCATTTCGTATTTCGGGCCGGCTCCTCAAGAACGACGGCAATCTCGGAGATCGGGTACAACCGGGGCAAGTGCTGGCGAAGCTCGAACCACAGAACGAGCTGAACACATTGCGGCAGGCGCAGGCGGGTCTGGCGGCCGCGCAGGGGCAGTTGACCCAGGCGCGCAATCATTTCGACCGTCAGGAGACGCTGCTTGGCCAGGGGTGGACGACCCGTGCCAATTTCGACGTTGCAACGCAGGCGCTACAAACCGCTCAATCACAAGTCGATGCAGCCGAGGCGCAGTTGAAGAGCGCACACGATCTGGTGAGCTTCACCGAACTCAAAGCGGACGCGCCCGGTGTCATCACGGGAATCGGTCCGAGCGCCGGGGAAGTTGTCCAGGCCGGGCAGATGATCGCCAGGCTCGCGCGCCAGGACGGCCGCGACGCGGTCTTCGATGTGCCGGCTCAATTGATTCGGTCGGCACCGACTGATCCGCAAATCACGGTGAGCTTGACGGATGACCCCACCGTAACGGCACGTGGGCGTGTCCGCGAGGTTGCAGCGCAAGCCAACGCAGTTACACGGACTTTTGAAGTCAAGGTCGGCCTGACTGATCCGCCGCCTGCGATGCGGCTTGGCGCCACGGTTACCGGACGCATGGAAACGGATGCCGTACCAATCATCGAAATTCCCGCGACGGCGCTGACGAAATCCAATCAGCAGCCCGCCGTCTGGATCGTCGATCCGTCAAGCCGTACGGTTTCAATACGAAATGTCGAGGTATTACGCTTCGAAGAGGCGCAGGTGGTCGTGTCGCAGGGGGTCGACACCGGAGAAATCGTCGTTACAGCAGGCGTGCAGGCTCTGCACCCCGGGCAAAAAGTCCGACTACTTGGGTCAGAGCAATGA